The sequence below is a genomic window from Synechococcus sp. PCC 7335.
TGACTCCAGGCTGAGATTGTTGGTTGCTCTGCAAGGTCGGCAAAGCTGACCTCAGCGCCCTTACGTCGCCAGTCTTCTACCAAGCTCATCAGGCGAATAGAATCTAACCCCGAATCCAACAGATTCTCTTCAGTACTCACCTGCAGCGGCGGCAGCTGTAATAATTCACCAAGCTGCTGCCTCAAGACCTGAGTGACTGAAACGGGAGAGAGCAACTCAGATAGTGGCATTTCTGCACTGTTTAATCCTGTATGATTAGCACTTACAGAATTCGACAGCATTTCAATCACCGTTTGGTTCGGTAACGTAATGCCACAGCGCTGAGCGACATAATTCATCGCCATATGGTGATAGTCCACAGAAAAGTCAGCAATAGCATCTCCTACCAAGAAGGGTTGAATATCATTCATAAATGCATCACAAGCCGTTGCTAGACAACCGATATGACCGTAAACCCCGCAGATGATCAGCTGGTCTCGGCCCTCTTGCTGCAGCAACGTTTGCAGCTGTGTCCGCTGAAAGGCGCTGTATCGCCATTTTGTTAAGACGCGATCGCCGCCGCTGGGCATCAGTACTTCTGCAATAGCCTCTTGTCCAGGATGGGCACTCAATCCAGGCCCCCAAACATCAGTCAGCAACCCGCGATCTTCCTCAGATTGTTCTACTATCTGAGCGGTATAGAAAACTGGAATTCCTAATGACTGGCAGCATGCCTTTAAAACAACAATATTTTGAAGCAGTTCTGTAATCGGAGATTGCTGGGCATCAAAGAAATTTAGAAAATAGTCCTGCATGTCATGAATGAGCAGTGCTGCCCTGGGAGCCTGAGCTTCCCAGCTCGCACGGCTTGAGGGGAACTCTGTCGCTGTAGGCATGCGGTAAGCAGGAAGTTGAGGAATGGTCATCAGATGTCTCCTGAAAGAAATGGGTTGAAGCCTGTAAACGTGAAAGTGGTCTAATGTAGGTTCTGCACTTTGCTAGAACTTTGCTACAAGCAAGCTTTGCTATAACCGAGCCCTTAGCGCTTTCTTATCGACTTTGCCTGCGCCAGTTTTGGGTAGGGCCGCGAGCCATTCTAGCTGGTCTGGAATCTTGTAATGGGCTAAGCCGCGATCGCGCAAAAAAGCTTTCACCTGGTCGATCTCAATGCTGTTGTCTCCTATCGAATCATTTGAAGAAACATCGTTTTGCGCGACTACAAAAGCGCCAATACGCTCTCCTAAAAAGGGATCTGGCATGCTGACAACAGCCGCAGCGCAAATATTGGGATGAGTCAACAGATGCTGTTCAATCTCTTTACTGCTGATCTTTTCGCCGCCTTTGTTGATTTGCTCCTTGGCACGGCCCTCTACAATGATCTGCCCAGACGGGCTTAGCCGGACAAGATCGCCCGTTCGATAAAATCCATCCGGTGTAAATGCCCTTTTGTTGTGTTCAGGGGCTTGGTAGTAGCCCCGGATGGTGTAAGGGCCTCGGGTCAACAAATTCCCAGTTTCTCCAGGAGAAACCGGCTGATCTAGATTGTCCACAATCAGAATCTCATCGGCGGGAGAAATCGGTAGACCTTGAGTATGCAAAATCACCTCTTCTGTATCGTCAAGCCGCGTGTAGCACACTAGCCCTTCTGCCATGCCAAATACCTGTTGCAATCGACAGCCCAGAATAGGTGAAATACGTCTGGCAACTTCTGGAGCAAGCGGGGCTCCTCCAACCTGCAATATCTGCAAACTTGAGAGATCGTGACTGCGGGTGGCGGTAGCATCTAGCCAGATAGGAACCAGCGGCGGAACCAACGCGGTGATAGTGACTTGTTCACGCGCAATTAGTGCAAAAGTTTCGTCAGGATTGGGGTGATGAGCGAGGACGACGCTTCCTCCAGCGTAAAGTGTACCAAGACTACCTGGAGAGCTCAGTGGAAAATTGTGGGACACTGGCAAAGCCGCTAGATAGACGCTCTCAGGCGCTAGCGCACAGATTTTGGCGCTAGCTCTGACGCTGTATAGATAGTCGGCGTGGGTTCTGGGAATGAGTTTGGGCGTACCGGTGCTGCCGCCTGAGAGCTGAAAAAAAGCAACAGCTTCAGCTTTGGGCTCAGATAGAGCAAGCGGCTGTAGGTAGAGTTGATCGAGGGCCACAAATTCCTGTTCCTGACCAACAACGATAATGTGTTGTAAACTACCGTGCTCAGGCATCAGGGTACGCGCCAGAGCTCGATAGTCAAAGTGTCCATCGCTATCAGCAATAATGTAAGCAGCCGCCTCAGTTTTTAATAGAAAGCTGTGAATTTCTGTGCGACGATGGGCCGGCAGTGCTAGGACGGGCAGTGCCCCTAAGCGGGTGAGCGCAAAGAACACGGCAAAGAATTCTGGAATATTGGGGAGTTGAACAATGACGCGATCGCCTGCCGTAATTCCCAAAGATTGTAACCCCGCCGCCAGCTGATCGGCCCGCTGATTCAGGTCTGCGTAGCTCCAGCGGTCGTTTCCACTGACTAGGGCCGTCCGCTGAGCATAGCGCTGTGACTGCTGCCGTAGCATTTGGCCAAACGTCTGAGGCTGCCAATAGCCTAAATTGCGGTAGCGATCGGCATATGCTTTGGGCCAGCGCGGACAGTCTGCCTGCAAACCCTCTTTCTGTAAGGGTTGAAAAAGTTGTTCAATCACAGTCTTGCCTCCAACAGATGCTCTAGGTCCAGCGCTTTGAGCATGGTGCGAAATTTAGCAGACGTTTCAGCCAGCTCCTTTGCAGCGGTCGATCCAGCTACGATACCGGCCCCTGCATATAGCCGCAGATGGCGACCTTCCGCCTCGCCACAGCGAATGGTCACAGCCCACTCGCCATCACCCTGACTATCAACCCAGCCCACAAGACCCGTGAAGTAACGCCGCGCAAACGGTTCAATCGCGTGAATGGCCGAATAGGCACATTGGGTAGGCGCACCGCAGATGGCAGGCGTCGGGTGTAAGGCCAGGGCCAGAGAAAGGGCACAAGTCTCTGAGTTTTTCAATGTGCCTTGCAGATAGGTAGACAGATGGATCATGCTGTCGGTCTGGAGAATGTCAGGGGTTGGGGGCACTGCTAGGTCATGACAAAACGGGCGCAGTGCCTCTGCCATCGCCTCAACCACCACCGCATGTTCGCGCCGATCTTTATCAGAGTTCATGAGCGCTTCAGCCCGCTGTTGATCAATGATTGGATCACCACTACGAGGCGCTGAACCCGCTAATGGATTGGCTTCTACCTGCATTCCCCGCCGCCGAACTAACAGTTCAGGGCTAGCACCAACCAAGTGATGGCGCGAGTGCTGAAGAAAAGAGTGTGTATTTTTAGAATCAAGCTGTTTTACGAATGCAGATTGCTTTTCTGGAGCCAGCGTCTTCTCTGATGCGAGCTGTTTCTCTGATATAAACGACTGCTTTGGCGCAGACTGCTGGCAGCGGGCTAAATTAACAAGATAGGTGTAGCCGTAGCGGTTAGAGCGAGCTAGTCCGTTTAATAATTCGCCTAGATGAGGCATTTGAGCAAATGACAATTCAAGCGAACGAGATAGAACAATCTTAAGTAGCTCCGATTGCTGAATGTACTCCAGCGCTTGTTCAACCCCCTCCATGTAGCTAGCAGGCTCTGGGAGCATCTGTAATCTACAAGCGTTAGAGGCCGATGCTTTAGGTTTAGGAGCAACACTCATATTTCTGTCATTTCTCAGCGGGCCTGCTCGGTGAAGACGATCGGGCATAAACAGGTGAACGTTGGCACTGTCATCAAAGGGAATCGCCCCCACTAATGGCAGCTTTGATAACCCGCGCTGAGATTGCCGATCGAACAGTGCGACCGCCTGCTTCGGTAGATCAGGGTAAGCCAACGCTCCTTTTTGAGCGGGTAAAATGTCTCGAATACCTTGGGCCAACATAGTTTGGTGAGGTGTCGCCAAGAAAAACGATGTCTCGTGGTCGGAGGCCTCTAGCAGCGCTGTGGCACTGTTTAGCTGGCTTTGTGACTGGCTTTGCGGCTGATTGGGGAAAATCTTTTGGGCAGTATTTTTCATCAGAATCTCTTGTAAGGGCCTTAGCATATTCTTTGGAGGGTGATGGATAGGTTGTTGCAAAAAATGAGTATCAAGCGCCTAATGTCGCTCCGCCATCTACTCGCAAATCGTGCATCGTAATATGACAAGCCTGTTCAGAAAGCAAAAACAAAATGCCTTCTGCAATATCTTTGGGACTGGCTATTTTCCCTAAAGGGATACCTGTTCTAAATGTGTTTAGCGATCCTTTTATGACAGCGTCCTTAGCGGTGTCGTCAGTCCAGAACATGTGCTGCATAGGCGTATCTGTAGAGCCAGGAGAAACGACATTACAGCGGATACCAGAGCTAGCAAGTTCTAAGCCTAGACACCGGGTAAAGTGAGTCGCAGCCGCTTTAGACGCAGCATAGGCAGACATCTCTTGGCGGGGTACACTAGCCGCGTTGGAGCCAACGGTTACAATTGCACCGTTTTTACGAGGAATCATGGCCTGTGCGACACTGCGAGAAATGTTAAAGACGCCTGTTGTATTCACCGCAAAGGTGCGGCTCCAATCTG
It includes:
- a CDS encoding isochorismatase family protein, with translation MTIPQLPAYRMPTATEFPSSRASWEAQAPRAALLIHDMQDYFLNFFDAQQSPITELLQNIVVLKACCQSLGIPVFYTAQIVEQSEEDRGLLTDVWGPGLSAHPGQEAIAEVLMPSGGDRVLTKWRYSAFQRTQLQTLLQQEGRDQLIICGVYGHIGCLATACDAFMNDIQPFLVGDAIADFSVDYHHMAMNYVAQRCGITLPNQTVIEMLSNSVSANHTGLNSAEMPLSELLSPVSVTQVLRQQLGELLQLPPLQVSTEENLLDSGLDSIRLMSLVEDWRRKGAEVSFADLAEQPTISAWSQLLSRK
- a CDS encoding (2,3-dihydroxybenzoyl)adenylate synthase; this encodes MIEQLFQPLQKEGLQADCPRWPKAYADRYRNLGYWQPQTFGQMLRQQSQRYAQRTALVSGNDRWSYADLNQRADQLAAGLQSLGITAGDRVIVQLPNIPEFFAVFFALTRLGALPVLALPAHRRTEIHSFLLKTEAAAYIIADSDGHFDYRALARTLMPEHGSLQHIIVVGQEQEFVALDQLYLQPLALSEPKAEAVAFFQLSGGSTGTPKLIPRTHADYLYSVRASAKICALAPESVYLAALPVSHNFPLSSPGSLGTLYAGGSVVLAHHPNPDETFALIAREQVTITALVPPLVPIWLDATATRSHDLSSLQILQVGGAPLAPEVARRISPILGCRLQQVFGMAEGLVCYTRLDDTEEVILHTQGLPISPADEILIVDNLDQPVSPGETGNLLTRGPYTIRGYYQAPEHNKRAFTPDGFYRTGDLVRLSPSGQIIVEGRAKEQINKGGEKISSKEIEQHLLTHPNICAAAVVSMPDPFLGERIGAFVVAQNDVSSNDSIGDNSIEIDQVKAFLRDRGLAHYKIPDQLEWLAALPKTGAGKVDKKALRARL
- a CDS encoding isochorismate synthase yields the protein MKNTAQKIFPNQPQSQSQSQLNSATALLEASDHETSFFLATPHQTMLAQGIRDILPAQKGALAYPDLPKQAVALFDRQSQRGLSKLPLVGAIPFDDSANVHLFMPDRLHRAGPLRNDRNMSVAPKPKASASNACRLQMLPEPASYMEGVEQALEYIQQSELLKIVLSRSLELSFAQMPHLGELLNGLARSNRYGYTYLVNLARCQQSAPKQSFISEKQLASEKTLAPEKQSAFVKQLDSKNTHSFLQHSRHHLVGASPELLVRRRGMQVEANPLAGSAPRSGDPIIDQQRAEALMNSDKDRREHAVVVEAMAEALRPFCHDLAVPPTPDILQTDSMIHLSTYLQGTLKNSETCALSLALALHPTPAICGAPTQCAYSAIHAIEPFARRYFTGLVGWVDSQGDGEWAVTIRCGEAEGRHLRLYAGAGIVAGSTAAKELAETSAKFRTMLKALDLEHLLEARL
- a CDS encoding 2,3-dihydro-2,3-dihydroxybenzoate dehydrogenase encodes the protein MFDFTDKLIVVTGAAQGIGAAVVRSLLQAGATVIGLDIQPEKLESLRIELASPQFEPYPVDVSDSLAVKKIVDHIEKNIGAIAGLVNVAGVLVPKPVVSLTDTDWSRTFAVNTTGVFNISRSVAQAMIPRKNGAIVTVGSNAASVPRQEMSAYAASKAAATHFTRCLGLELASSGIRCNVVSPGSTDTPMQHMFWTDDTAKDAVIKGSLNTFRTGIPLGKIASPKDIAEGILFLLSEQACHITMHDLRVDGGATLGA